From a single Phragmites australis chromosome 7, lpPhrAust1.1, whole genome shotgun sequence genomic region:
- the LOC133924526 gene encoding sister chromatid cohesion protein PDS5 homolog C-like isoform X1: protein MADDAPPAAPVMTPAEVQDEAERRMRDIGQRFGELPQDSDELLRLLQEADTWLVRVLQAPPEGMLNTLRPTMSALITKELLEHPDPDIKVAVTSCLTEVTRITAPEAPYDDDIMKDVFKRIVETFADLDDMDSPSFARRASILESVATTRCCALMLDLDLDHLAVDMFRNLFKAISLDHSENINCCMENIMVFVIEESDNVPPELASCLLQNLKKEAQETLPAAFGLAERVVGHCKDRLKQVFIELLKDTPLDEYSNIVALLCQDASDAIENNNADVSAKAAEGKICERSVSDESPQETSKLEQDVNCAGQDGTCPSSIPTAAISNGGAPVDNVKSTDGPASEQKPELPSGDEQAKISDQLISGDKEVLEQAKISDQLISGDKEMSEPVITEPEKSYDLSLKKSHRLDSSTVSEITEHPKVVKDNESLVASGELCPETNDGDDKQLTETGNRAADDAKSAVVKPKRGRPPAAKSQEKKPSGNKQGSDLEPKRLDLVSDSGRRVTRQMTKIDAKSPSTKVAERESWKKQQKANLKLKKEDPFSDEDDDEDTSLKEMVSASKTDKTKGQQEDGGGSKRKRPQEAEEAPLSKKNNILDENLVGSRIKVWWPDDKMFYDGVVKSFDASSKKHKVAYDDGDVEVLLLKNEKWEFITEEQNSDPDAASDTPRGKSGQGILRQQTKEGKTGTPKSGSDSRDPPKKRGRPKGVRSSNSPVTSARLKGKSVEKDIQETPKTGSNLKKEGARPSRSTGKTRDGVVMASNKNEVGGTRSAEKSKDEAGNEDQDSKDEVKSSEAIDGSKTNGLSTKRKPKAKEGDSSEEEQGSAKASIGKKRRRKNHK, encoded by the exons ATGGCGGACGACGCGCCGCCTGCAGCCCCTGTGATGACGCCGGCGGAAGTGCAGGATGAGGCCGAGCGACGGATGCGCGACATCGGCCAGCGCTTCGGCGAGCTCCCTCAGGACAGCGACGAGTTGCTCCGGTTACTTCAG GAAGCGGATACCTGGTTGGTCAGGGTGCTCCAGGCCCCGCCCGAGGGCATGCTCAACACTCTTCGCCCCACCATGTCTGCTTTGATTACAAAGGAGCTACTGGAGCACCCAGATCCAGACATCAAGGTTGCTGTTACCTCTTGCTTAACTGAAGTTACCAGGATCACCGCTCCAGAGGCACCCTATGATGATGACATCATGAAG GATGTCTTTAAGAGAATTGTGGAAACTTTTGCTGACTTGGATGATATGGACAGCCCCTCCTTTGCAAGGAGGGCTTCGATCCTTGAATCTGTTGCAACGACCCGGTGTTGTGCCCTGATGTTGGATCTTGACTTGGACCATCTGGCAGTCGACATGTTCCGTAATCTATTCAAAGCCATCTC CCTGGATCATTCAGAAAACATCAACTGTTGTATGGAAAACATAATGGTTTTTGTAATTGAGGAGAGTGACAATGTCCCTCCAGAACTGGCATCATGCCTGCTCCAAAACCTTAAAAAGGAAGCACAG GAAACTCTTCCGGCAGCTTTTGGACTTGCAGAGCGGGTAGTAGGTCATTGCAAAGACAGGTTAAAACAAGTGTTTATTGAGTTGCTTAAAGATACTCCCTTAGATGAGTACAGCAACATTGTTGCATTGCTGTGCCAAGATGCTTCAGATGCCATAGAAAACAACAATGCAGATGTGTCTGCAAAG GCAGCTGAAGGTAAAATATGTGAGAGGTCTGTTTCTGACGAGTCACCTCAG GAAACTTCAAAGTTAGAGCAAGATGTGAATTGCGCAGGACAAGACGGTACTTGCCCAAGCAGTATTCCTACAGCTGCCATTAGCAACGGTGGTGCTCCAGTTGACAATGTCAAGTCCACAGATGGACCAGCTTCTGAACAGAAGCCTGAACTGCCTTCTGGTGATGAGCAGGCCAAAATTTCTGATCAACTGATATCTGGTGACAAAGAAGTGTTAGAGCAGGCCAAAATTTCTGATCAACTGATATCTGGTGACAAAGAAATGTCAGAACCAGTCATCACAGAACCTGAAAAGTCATATGATCTCAGTTTAAAGAAAAGTCACAGGCTTGATTCTTCCACTGTATCTGAGATTACCGAACATCCTAAGGTTGTTAAAGACAATGAGAGTCTTGTTGCATCTGGAGAGTTATGCCCAGAGACaaatgatggtgatgataaGCAGCTGACAGAGACTGGCAATAGAGCTGCTGATGATGCTAAGTCTGCTGTGGTTAAACCAAAGCGAGGCCGGCCTCCTGCAGCAAAGTCGCAGGAGAAAAAGCCTTCTGGAAATAAACAAGGATCAGACCTAGAACCCAAAAGGCTTGACCTTGTTAGTGATTCTGGACGAAGAGTTACAAGGCAGATGACTAAAATTGATGCCAAGTCTCCTTCAACAAAGGTTGCTGAAAGAGAATCTTGGAAGAAGCAGCAGAAAGCCAATTTGAAGCTGAAGAAAGAAGACCCCTTCTCtgatgaagacgatgatgaAGATACCAGTTTGAAG GAAATGGTGTCGGCAAGCAAGACCGATAAAACAAAAGGTCAACAAGAGGACGGTGGAGGGTCAAAAAGGAAACGTCCGCAGGAAGCTGAAGAG GCCCCACTGTCAAAGAAAAACAACATTCTTGATGAAAACCTTGTTGGCTCAAGAATTAAAGTTTGGTGGCCTGATGACAAAAT GTTCTATGATGGTGTTGTTAAATCATTTGATGCGTCTTCAAAAAAACACAAG GTTGCCTATGATGATGGTGATGTTGAGGTACTACTGCTCAAGAACGAGAAGTGGGAATTCATTACGGAG GAGCAAAACAGCGATCCTGATGCGGCATCTGATAC GCCACGCGGCAAAAGCGGTCAAGGGATTTTGCGCCAGCAAACGAAGGAAGGGAAGACAGGAACACCTAAAAG TGGCAGTGATAGTAGGGATCCTCCCAAGAAGAGGGGACGTCCAAAAGGTGTGCGCTCCAGCAATAGCCCTGTGACTTCAGCCAGACTGAAGGGAAAAAGTGTGGAGAAGGATATTCAAGAGACACCTAAAACTGGCAGTAACCTTAAGAAGGAAGGTGCAAGGCCCTCTCGATCCACTGGCAAGACTAGGGATGGTGTagtcatggcaagcaacaaaaaTGAGGTTGGTGGCACCAGAAGTGCTGAAAAATCAAAAGATGAGGCTGGCAATGAAGACCAGGATTCAAAAGATGAAGTGAAATCCAGTGAAGCTATTGATGGATCCAAGACAAATGGTCTTTCAACCAAAAGGAAGCCAAAGGCAAAAGAAGGTGACTCATCAGAGGAGGAGCAGGGGTCTGCTAAAGCTTCTATTGGAAAGAAGCGCAGAAGAAAGAACCACAAGTAG
- the LOC133924526 gene encoding sister chromatid cohesion protein PDS5 homolog C-like isoform X2, whose amino-acid sequence MADDAPPAAPVMTPAEVQDEAERRMRDIGQRFGELPQDSDELLRLLQEADTWLVRVLQAPPEGMLNTLRPTMSALITKELLEHPDPDIKVAVTSCLTEVTRITAPEAPYDDDIMKDVFKRIVETFADLDDMDSPSFARRASILESVATTRCCALMLDLDLDHLAVDMFRNLFKAISLDHSENINCCMENIMVFVIEESDNVPPELASCLLQNLKKEAQETLPAAFGLAERVVGHCKDRLKQVFIELLKDTPLDEYSNIVALLCQDASDAIENNNADVSAKAAEGKICERSVSDESPQETSKLEQDVNCAGQDGTCPSSIPTAAISNGGAPVDNVKSTDGPASEQKPELPSGDEQAKISDQLISGDKEVLEQAKISDQLISGDKEMSEPVITEPEKSYDLSLKKSHRLDSSTVSEITEHPKVVKDNESLVASGELCPETNDGDDKQLTETGNRAADDAKSAVVKPKRGRPPAAKSQEKKPSGNKQGSDLEPKRLDLVSDSGRRVTRQMTKIDAKSPSTKVAERESWKKQQKANLKLKKEDPFSDEDDDEDTSLKEMVSASKTDKTKGQQEDGGGSKRKRPQEAEEAPLSKKNNILDENLVGSRIKVWWPDDKMFYDGVVKSFDASSKKHKVAYDDGDVEVLLLKNEKWEFITEEQNSDPDAASDTPRGKSGQGILRQQTKEGKTGTPKSDSRDPPKKRGRPKGVRSSNSPVTSARLKGKSVEKDIQETPKTGSNLKKEGARPSRSTGKTRDGVVMASNKNEVGGTRSAEKSKDEAGNEDQDSKDEVKSSEAIDGSKTNGLSTKRKPKAKEGDSSEEEQGSAKASIGKKRRRKNHK is encoded by the exons ATGGCGGACGACGCGCCGCCTGCAGCCCCTGTGATGACGCCGGCGGAAGTGCAGGATGAGGCCGAGCGACGGATGCGCGACATCGGCCAGCGCTTCGGCGAGCTCCCTCAGGACAGCGACGAGTTGCTCCGGTTACTTCAG GAAGCGGATACCTGGTTGGTCAGGGTGCTCCAGGCCCCGCCCGAGGGCATGCTCAACACTCTTCGCCCCACCATGTCTGCTTTGATTACAAAGGAGCTACTGGAGCACCCAGATCCAGACATCAAGGTTGCTGTTACCTCTTGCTTAACTGAAGTTACCAGGATCACCGCTCCAGAGGCACCCTATGATGATGACATCATGAAG GATGTCTTTAAGAGAATTGTGGAAACTTTTGCTGACTTGGATGATATGGACAGCCCCTCCTTTGCAAGGAGGGCTTCGATCCTTGAATCTGTTGCAACGACCCGGTGTTGTGCCCTGATGTTGGATCTTGACTTGGACCATCTGGCAGTCGACATGTTCCGTAATCTATTCAAAGCCATCTC CCTGGATCATTCAGAAAACATCAACTGTTGTATGGAAAACATAATGGTTTTTGTAATTGAGGAGAGTGACAATGTCCCTCCAGAACTGGCATCATGCCTGCTCCAAAACCTTAAAAAGGAAGCACAG GAAACTCTTCCGGCAGCTTTTGGACTTGCAGAGCGGGTAGTAGGTCATTGCAAAGACAGGTTAAAACAAGTGTTTATTGAGTTGCTTAAAGATACTCCCTTAGATGAGTACAGCAACATTGTTGCATTGCTGTGCCAAGATGCTTCAGATGCCATAGAAAACAACAATGCAGATGTGTCTGCAAAG GCAGCTGAAGGTAAAATATGTGAGAGGTCTGTTTCTGACGAGTCACCTCAG GAAACTTCAAAGTTAGAGCAAGATGTGAATTGCGCAGGACAAGACGGTACTTGCCCAAGCAGTATTCCTACAGCTGCCATTAGCAACGGTGGTGCTCCAGTTGACAATGTCAAGTCCACAGATGGACCAGCTTCTGAACAGAAGCCTGAACTGCCTTCTGGTGATGAGCAGGCCAAAATTTCTGATCAACTGATATCTGGTGACAAAGAAGTGTTAGAGCAGGCCAAAATTTCTGATCAACTGATATCTGGTGACAAAGAAATGTCAGAACCAGTCATCACAGAACCTGAAAAGTCATATGATCTCAGTTTAAAGAAAAGTCACAGGCTTGATTCTTCCACTGTATCTGAGATTACCGAACATCCTAAGGTTGTTAAAGACAATGAGAGTCTTGTTGCATCTGGAGAGTTATGCCCAGAGACaaatgatggtgatgataaGCAGCTGACAGAGACTGGCAATAGAGCTGCTGATGATGCTAAGTCTGCTGTGGTTAAACCAAAGCGAGGCCGGCCTCCTGCAGCAAAGTCGCAGGAGAAAAAGCCTTCTGGAAATAAACAAGGATCAGACCTAGAACCCAAAAGGCTTGACCTTGTTAGTGATTCTGGACGAAGAGTTACAAGGCAGATGACTAAAATTGATGCCAAGTCTCCTTCAACAAAGGTTGCTGAAAGAGAATCTTGGAAGAAGCAGCAGAAAGCCAATTTGAAGCTGAAGAAAGAAGACCCCTTCTCtgatgaagacgatgatgaAGATACCAGTTTGAAG GAAATGGTGTCGGCAAGCAAGACCGATAAAACAAAAGGTCAACAAGAGGACGGTGGAGGGTCAAAAAGGAAACGTCCGCAGGAAGCTGAAGAG GCCCCACTGTCAAAGAAAAACAACATTCTTGATGAAAACCTTGTTGGCTCAAGAATTAAAGTTTGGTGGCCTGATGACAAAAT GTTCTATGATGGTGTTGTTAAATCATTTGATGCGTCTTCAAAAAAACACAAG GTTGCCTATGATGATGGTGATGTTGAGGTACTACTGCTCAAGAACGAGAAGTGGGAATTCATTACGGAG GAGCAAAACAGCGATCCTGATGCGGCATCTGATAC GCCACGCGGCAAAAGCGGTCAAGGGATTTTGCGCCAGCAAACGAAGGAAGGGAAGACAGGAACACCTAAAAG TGATAGTAGGGATCCTCCCAAGAAGAGGGGACGTCCAAAAGGTGTGCGCTCCAGCAATAGCCCTGTGACTTCAGCCAGACTGAAGGGAAAAAGTGTGGAGAAGGATATTCAAGAGACACCTAAAACTGGCAGTAACCTTAAGAAGGAAGGTGCAAGGCCCTCTCGATCCACTGGCAAGACTAGGGATGGTGTagtcatggcaagcaacaaaaaTGAGGTTGGTGGCACCAGAAGTGCTGAAAAATCAAAAGATGAGGCTGGCAATGAAGACCAGGATTCAAAAGATGAAGTGAAATCCAGTGAAGCTATTGATGGATCCAAGACAAATGGTCTTTCAACCAAAAGGAAGCCAAAGGCAAAAGAAGGTGACTCATCAGAGGAGGAGCAGGGGTCTGCTAAAGCTTCTATTGGAAAGAAGCGCAGAAGAAAGAACCACAAGTAG